One Halobellus ruber genomic window carries:
- a CDS encoding IclR family transcriptional regulator, whose amino-acid sequence MTTAETSWEVVDVLKEQNGARVSDVANELDLPKGTAYTHLATLREKGKVVKNGHTYELSLQFLSIGEFVRNNDPLYIAGKEKVDRLAKETDEYVHLVTEDQYSPIYLYGASGEQAVGTKYFMQITQKTSYFHNTAYGKAILAHLPDNDVEEILARDGLPSKTSNTITNREELFDELELIRERGFALNDEEELRGERAVGAPILDKNDCIQGAVSITKPTSRMQDEEFYETIPRRVASTADAIAISLQTDQA is encoded by the coding sequence ATGACGACTGCTGAGACGAGTTGGGAAGTAGTCGATGTCCTAAAAGAGCAGAACGGAGCACGAGTTAGTGATGTCGCGAACGAACTGGATCTACCTAAAGGTACAGCATACACACACTTAGCGACGCTCCGTGAGAAGGGGAAGGTCGTCAAGAACGGCCACACATATGAATTGAGCTTGCAATTCCTGAGTATAGGGGAATTCGTGCGAAACAACGATCCCCTCTACATTGCGGGGAAGGAGAAGGTTGACCGCTTGGCGAAGGAGACTGATGAATATGTCCACCTCGTAACAGAGGATCAATATAGCCCGATATATCTCTATGGGGCGAGTGGTGAGCAGGCAGTCGGAACGAAGTACTTTATGCAAATAACCCAAAAAACCAGTTACTTCCACAATACAGCCTATGGAAAGGCGATACTTGCGCACCTTCCAGACAATGACGTTGAAGAGATACTTGCCCGAGACGGTCTTCCATCAAAGACTTCGAACACCATTACGAATCGGGAAGAGTTGTTCGACGAACTGGAGCTAATCCGTGAACGCGGGTTCGCACTCAACGACGAGGAAGAGCTTCGGGGTGAACGGGCAGTCGGAGCTCCAATACTTGATAAGAATGACTGCATCCAAGGCGCAGTGAGTATTACAAAGCCGACAAGTCGGATGCAAGACGAGGAATTCTACGAAACAATACCGAGGAGGGTAGCAAGCACAGCAGACGCCATCGCGATCTCCCTGCAGACAGACCAAGCGTAG